In one Vulgatibacter incomptus genomic region, the following are encoded:
- a CDS encoding FAD-dependent oxidoreductase, with protein MSKAFVCTCEDVTVDDVRHAIAKGFRDIESVKRFTGFGTGLCQGKSCTAAVARILEAEAKVPHSALLPFTPRPPTRLVSYGELATWPVDPTEVPGPGVPPPIEPYDQVEADGFPKAESHPLRPTEPLPAHADVVIVGGGIMGLSLAWNLARLGRKDVLVLEEGYLCSGASGRNGGGVRAQWSTATNVRLAKRSIELCRSFAREFGINVWFRQGGYLFLAPDAEQADRLEQNTRLHNSLGVPTRMLSPGGAKEIVPQLDGGKFVAAAFNPDDGVVFPWPFLWGYANGARKLGVRVETFTKVLDIETGGGKVLGVRTDRGTVRCNVLVNAAGAWSPGVARLAGVELPNEPHRHEICSSEPLKPWLGPLVSIIGHSGLYFSQSMRGEIVGGMGDPNEPAGLEMGSTLRFLARYSKAIIDCVPSLRDVKVIRQWAGCYDHTPDNNPILGETPELPNLLQLNGFVGHGFMMAPAVTEAMATWMAGGAKDEIFDRFTLERFRTGKLIVEDFIIG; from the coding sequence ATGAGCAAGGCTTTCGTCTGCACCTGCGAGGACGTGACCGTCGACGACGTGCGCCACGCGATCGCCAAGGGCTTCCGCGACATCGAGTCGGTCAAGCGCTTCACCGGCTTCGGGACCGGCCTCTGCCAGGGAAAGAGCTGCACCGCTGCGGTCGCCCGGATCCTGGAGGCGGAGGCCAAGGTTCCCCACTCCGCCCTCCTCCCCTTCACGCCGCGCCCGCCCACGCGCCTCGTCTCCTACGGCGAGCTCGCGACCTGGCCGGTGGATCCGACCGAGGTCCCCGGGCCCGGAGTTCCCCCGCCGATCGAGCCCTACGACCAGGTGGAGGCCGACGGCTTCCCGAAGGCGGAGTCCCACCCCCTTCGGCCCACCGAGCCGCTCCCGGCCCACGCCGACGTCGTGATCGTCGGCGGCGGCATCATGGGCCTCTCGCTGGCCTGGAACCTCGCCCGCCTCGGGCGCAAGGACGTCCTGGTCCTCGAGGAGGGCTACCTCTGCAGCGGCGCCTCCGGCCGCAACGGCGGCGGCGTCCGCGCCCAGTGGTCCACCGCCACCAACGTCCGCCTCGCGAAGCGCTCCATCGAGCTCTGCCGCTCGTTCGCGCGGGAGTTCGGCATCAACGTCTGGTTCCGCCAGGGCGGCTACCTCTTCCTCGCGCCGGACGCGGAGCAGGCCGATCGCCTCGAGCAGAACACCCGCCTCCACAACAGCCTCGGCGTCCCCACGCGCATGCTCTCGCCTGGCGGCGCCAAGGAGATCGTCCCCCAGCTCGACGGCGGCAAGTTCGTCGCGGCGGCCTTCAACCCCGACGACGGCGTGGTCTTCCCCTGGCCCTTCCTCTGGGGCTACGCCAACGGCGCCCGGAAGCTCGGCGTCCGGGTCGAGACCTTCACCAAGGTGCTCGACATCGAGACCGGCGGCGGCAAGGTCCTCGGCGTCCGCACCGACCGCGGCACCGTGCGCTGCAACGTCCTCGTCAACGCCGCCGGCGCGTGGTCTCCCGGCGTCGCGCGGCTCGCCGGCGTCGAGCTCCCCAACGAGCCGCACCGCCACGAGATCTGCAGCAGCGAGCCCCTCAAGCCGTGGCTCGGGCCCCTCGTCTCGATCATCGGGCACAGCGGCCTCTACTTCAGCCAGTCGATGCGCGGCGAGATCGTCGGCGGCATGGGCGATCCCAACGAGCCCGCCGGCCTCGAGATGGGCTCCACCCTGCGCTTCCTGGCGCGCTACTCGAAGGCCATCATCGACTGCGTGCCCTCCTTGCGCGACGTGAAGGTCATCCGCCAGTGGGCGGGCTGCTACGACCACACGCCCGACAACAACCCGATCCTCGGCGAGACCCCGGAGCTGCCCAACCTCCTCCAGCTCAACGGCTTCGTGGGCCACGGCTTCATGATGGCCCCCGCCGTCACCGAGGCCATGGCCACGTGGATGGCCGGCGGCGCCAAGGACGAGATCTTCGACCGCTTCACCCTGGAGCGCTTCCGCACGGGCAAGCTCATCGTCGAGGACTTCATCATCGGCTGA
- a CDS encoding (2Fe-2S)-binding protein: MAKAERLSGGPAGREIRLEFEGEPIPAKEGEPIAASLLAAGVEVFSRAVKYHRARGPYCLSGRCSHCVMRVDGEPNVYTCITPAREGCKIERQNAFPGVDRDVFRTIDWMYPKGLDHHTLFAGVPLVEKVVATVARQMAGLGLLPDEARREGASFLEHRTDILVVGGGSAGTAAALAAAKVGGAAVTLVDEQGTTGGRLQTGLYSDERNGSEAALRQAGVHLFTRTFAFGLYREDGILVAAKAPGRRLLVIRPKVVILAAGATELLAPFGNNELPGVFAGRALARLVTRDGILPGREVVVAGHGPERDALAKLLVDAGAELRAVVGLRGCPEGQLLRAVGRSKVAGAVIANGPGRPMKVGCDLIAVAGETSAFLDLARHAGAHVDWRDGGFAVRVDERFSTGVPGVLACGEMTGTCTPIESRRQGDGAGRTAVALLAVRGEG, from the coding sequence ATGGCAAAGGCTGAGAGGCTTTCGGGCGGTCCCGCCGGTCGGGAGATCCGGCTCGAGTTCGAGGGCGAGCCCATTCCGGCCAAGGAGGGCGAGCCGATCGCCGCCTCGCTCCTGGCTGCCGGCGTAGAGGTCTTCTCCCGCGCGGTGAAGTACCACCGGGCGAGGGGGCCCTACTGCCTCTCGGGCCGCTGCTCCCACTGCGTCATGCGGGTCGACGGCGAGCCCAACGTCTACACCTGCATCACGCCGGCGCGCGAGGGCTGCAAGATCGAGCGCCAGAACGCCTTCCCCGGCGTGGACCGCGACGTCTTCCGGACCATCGACTGGATGTACCCGAAGGGCCTCGACCATCACACCCTCTTCGCCGGCGTGCCCCTGGTGGAGAAGGTGGTTGCCACGGTGGCCCGGCAGATGGCGGGCCTGGGCCTGCTGCCGGACGAGGCGAGGCGGGAAGGCGCGAGCTTCCTCGAGCACCGGACCGACATCCTCGTTGTCGGAGGCGGGAGCGCGGGGACCGCCGCGGCCCTCGCCGCCGCCAAGGTCGGCGGGGCGGCGGTGACCCTCGTCGACGAGCAGGGCACGACCGGCGGGAGGCTGCAAACGGGCCTCTATTCCGACGAGAGGAACGGCTCCGAGGCGGCCCTGCGCCAGGCGGGCGTACACCTGTTCACGCGGACCTTCGCCTTCGGCCTCTACCGCGAGGACGGGATCCTCGTGGCGGCGAAGGCTCCCGGCAGGCGCCTCCTCGTGATCCGTCCGAAGGTCGTGATCCTCGCCGCCGGCGCCACCGAGCTCCTGGCTCCGTTCGGGAACAACGAGCTCCCGGGTGTCTTCGCGGGGCGGGCGCTGGCGCGCCTCGTGACCCGCGACGGGATCCTGCCGGGCCGCGAGGTGGTGGTCGCGGGCCACGGACCCGAGCGGGACGCCCTCGCGAAGCTCCTCGTCGACGCAGGCGCCGAGCTCCGCGCGGTGGTCGGGTTGCGAGGCTGCCCCGAGGGCCAGCTCCTGCGGGCCGTGGGTCGGTCGAAGGTCGCCGGCGCGGTGATCGCGAACGGTCCGGGCCGGCCGATGAAGGTGGGATGCGACCTCATCGCCGTGGCCGGCGAGACGTCGGCCTTCCTGGACCTCGCGAGGCACGCAGGCGCCCACGTCGATTGGCGCGACGGGGGCTTCGCCGTCCGCGTGGACGAGCGCTTCTCCACCGGCGTCCCGGGGGTCCTCGCCTGCGGCGAGATGACCGGAACCTGTACGCCAATTGAGAGCCGCCGCCAGGGCGACGGCGCCGGCCGCACGGCGGTCGCCCTCCTCGCGGTTCGAGGTGAAGGATGA
- the argC gene encoding N-acetyl-gamma-glutamyl-phosphate reductase, with protein sequence MNERVGVIGASGYSGIELTRILAGHPGVRLILASSDRWAGERVEEASRIAGRELRYVDLAQAERLAAECDVLFLATPADASLRLAPALLEQGCRVIDLSGAFRIDDSAAFERFYGLTASNLQSSAVYGLPELFRNRVHGARLVANPGCYPTAASLALAPLLREELLEPDLIVNAASGVTGAGRTAKEDFSFAEVAEDFRAYKVLRHQHTPEIEQTLSGCAGSAVNVTFTPHLLPIRRGILCTSYGRLRRKATSEELRALLEEAWHDEPFVDVAPSPDQVSLHRVVGTNRCLVGVACEPEVGGRVVVVSAIDNLVKGAAGQAVQNLNLLLGFDESTGLSGLRGFHP encoded by the coding sequence ATGAATGAGCGGGTCGGAGTCATCGGCGCGTCGGGCTACTCGGGGATCGAGCTGACGCGCATCCTGGCGGGTCATCCCGGCGTTCGCCTGATCCTGGCGTCGAGCGATCGCTGGGCGGGCGAGCGCGTGGAAGAGGCCTCCCGGATCGCCGGGCGGGAGCTCCGCTACGTGGATCTGGCCCAGGCCGAGCGCCTCGCCGCCGAGTGCGACGTGCTCTTCCTCGCCACGCCGGCGGACGCGTCCCTGCGGCTCGCCCCCGCGCTCCTCGAGCAGGGCTGCCGGGTGATCGACCTCTCCGGCGCGTTCCGCATCGATGATTCGGCGGCCTTCGAGCGCTTCTACGGCCTCACCGCTTCGAACCTCCAGTCCAGCGCCGTCTACGGCCTCCCCGAGCTCTTCCGCAACCGGGTCCACGGCGCGCGCCTGGTGGCGAACCCCGGCTGCTATCCCACCGCGGCCTCCCTCGCCCTGGCGCCGCTCCTCCGCGAGGAGCTCCTCGAGCCCGACCTGATCGTGAACGCCGCCTCCGGCGTGACCGGCGCGGGGCGGACGGCGAAGGAGGATTTCAGCTTCGCCGAGGTCGCGGAGGACTTCCGCGCCTACAAGGTCCTGCGCCACCAGCACACGCCCGAGATCGAGCAGACGCTGTCGGGCTGCGCCGGCAGCGCGGTGAACGTCACCTTCACGCCGCACCTCCTCCCGATCCGCCGCGGGATCCTCTGCACCTCCTACGGCCGCCTCCGGCGCAAGGCCACCTCGGAAGAGCTCCGCGCGCTCCTCGAAGAGGCCTGGCACGACGAGCCCTTCGTCGACGTGGCTCCTTCGCCGGACCAGGTCTCGCTCCACCGCGTGGTCGGCACCAACCGCTGCCTCGTCGGCGTCGCCTGCGAGCCCGAGGTCGGCGGCAGGGTGGTGGTCGTCTCCGCCATCGACAACCTCGTGAAGGGCGCCGCCGGCCAGGCGGTCCAGAACCTCAACCTCCTCCTCGGCTTCGACGAATCGACGGGCCTGTCCGGCCTTCGAGGCTTCCACCCATGA
- the argJ gene encoding bifunctional glutamate N-acetyltransferase/amino-acid acetyltransferase ArgJ — protein MNLPLGFTFSGVPCGIKPHRRDLALVASDVPCAAAGVFTVNKAKAAPVLDAEARLPSAGVRAVVINAGNANALTGSAGPAAVAQVHAAIAEALGVSPEAVLSASTGVIGVPLPAQKIVAAAPALVADLKADAQPAAEAIMTTDTRKKLASRVVHLGGAEVTIAAICKGSGMIAPQLATMISVITTDCAIAPELLAGALRTAVKPTFNRLTVDDDMSTNDAVFAMANGMAGNAPLEAGSADLALFTEALSSLCEELAKEIAADGEGATKRLEIRVNGAPDEAIAEDVAKAIAGSSLVKAAIFGADPNWGRILSTVGARAGSQGFAIDPYGASVKIQDLVVYDGAPADADKTILKARMREPEVKVDVELRAGAASATAWGCDLSYDYVKINADYTSLIVQTPTGGVAKDERLSNYSPAFKVSLLVEALGYISRFKGQRCVIKYGGAAMTRESLKRSFCEDILLLRSVGLCPIVVHGGGPDITRALEKMGGTAEFIDGQRVTHASDLKVVEMVLTGSINTELVTLLNQRGANAVGLSGKDAALLEAKKLVREDGKDLGQVGELTKVNANLLELLLQRDYVPVISPVGLGEGGHGYNLNADVVAAGVAAAVGASKLIYLSDVPGILDGGELVSELNARTLREELNSGKISGGMTVKARSILRALEGGVSDVHVIDGRTPHSVIAELFTEHGVGTLIRAGEGDPSLKQVG, from the coding sequence ATGAATCTCCCCCTCGGTTTCACGTTCTCCGGCGTCCCCTGCGGCATCAAGCCCCACCGCCGGGACCTCGCCCTCGTGGCGAGCGACGTCCCATGCGCCGCCGCCGGCGTCTTCACCGTGAACAAGGCGAAGGCCGCTCCCGTGCTCGACGCCGAGGCGAGGCTCCCCTCCGCCGGCGTTCGCGCCGTGGTGATCAACGCCGGCAACGCCAACGCCCTCACCGGCAGCGCGGGCCCCGCCGCCGTGGCGCAGGTGCACGCTGCCATCGCCGAGGCGCTCGGCGTCTCTCCGGAGGCCGTGCTCTCCGCCTCCACCGGCGTCATCGGCGTGCCGCTCCCCGCGCAGAAGATCGTCGCCGCCGCCCCGGCCCTCGTCGCCGATCTCAAGGCCGACGCCCAGCCCGCGGCCGAGGCGATCATGACCACCGACACCCGGAAGAAGCTCGCTTCGCGGGTGGTGCACCTGGGCGGCGCCGAGGTCACGATCGCGGCGATCTGCAAGGGCTCGGGGATGATCGCCCCCCAGCTCGCGACCATGATCTCGGTGATCACCACCGACTGCGCGATCGCGCCCGAGCTCCTCGCCGGCGCGCTGCGGACGGCGGTGAAGCCGACGTTCAACCGGCTCACCGTCGACGACGACATGAGCACCAACGACGCCGTCTTCGCCATGGCGAACGGCATGGCGGGCAACGCGCCCCTCGAGGCGGGGAGCGCGGACCTCGCGCTCTTCACCGAGGCCCTCTCGTCGCTCTGCGAGGAGCTCGCCAAAGAGATCGCCGCGGACGGCGAGGGCGCCACCAAGCGCCTCGAGATCCGTGTGAACGGCGCGCCCGACGAGGCGATCGCCGAGGACGTAGCCAAGGCGATCGCGGGCTCCTCCCTGGTGAAGGCGGCGATCTTCGGCGCCGATCCCAACTGGGGCCGCATCCTCTCCACCGTCGGCGCCCGCGCGGGCTCCCAGGGCTTCGCGATCGATCCCTACGGCGCGAGCGTGAAGATCCAGGACCTCGTCGTGTACGACGGCGCCCCCGCCGACGCGGACAAGACGATCCTCAAGGCGCGGATGCGCGAGCCCGAGGTGAAGGTCGACGTCGAGCTCCGCGCCGGCGCCGCCTCCGCCACCGCCTGGGGCTGCGACCTCTCCTACGACTACGTGAAGATCAACGCGGACTACACCTCGCTGATCGTGCAGACCCCCACCGGCGGCGTGGCCAAGGACGAGCGGCTCTCCAACTACAGCCCCGCGTTCAAGGTCTCCCTCCTCGTGGAGGCCCTCGGCTACATCTCGCGCTTCAAGGGCCAGCGCTGCGTCATCAAGTACGGCGGCGCGGCCATGACCCGCGAGTCGCTGAAGCGCTCCTTCTGCGAGGACATCCTCCTCCTGCGCTCCGTCGGCCTCTGCCCGATCGTGGTGCACGGCGGCGGCCCCGACATCACCCGCGCTCTCGAGAAGATGGGCGGCACCGCCGAGTTCATCGACGGCCAGCGCGTCACCCATGCCTCGGATCTCAAGGTTGTGGAGATGGTGCTCACCGGCTCCATCAACACCGAGCTCGTGACGCTCCTCAACCAGCGCGGCGCAAACGCCGTGGGCCTCTCCGGCAAGGACGCGGCGCTCCTCGAGGCCAAGAAGCTCGTGCGCGAGGACGGCAAGGACCTGGGGCAGGTGGGCGAGCTCACCAAGGTGAACGCGAACCTCCTCGAGCTGTTGCTGCAGCGGGACTACGTGCCCGTGATCTCGCCGGTGGGCCTGGGCGAGGGCGGCCACGGCTACAACCTCAACGCCGACGTGGTGGCCGCAGGCGTCGCCGCCGCGGTGGGCGCGAGCAAGCTCATCTACCTGAGCGACGTGCCGGGGATCCTGGACGGCGGCGAGCTCGTCAGCGAGCTGAACGCCCGCACCCTCCGCGAGGAGCTGAATTCCGGCAAGATCTCCGGCGGGATGACCGTGAAGGCGCGCTCGATTCTGCGCGCGCTAGAGGGCGGCGTCAGCGACGTCCACGTGATCGACGGGCGCACGCCCCACAGCGTGATCGCCGAGCTCTTCACCGAGCACGGCGTGGGTACGCTCATCCGCGCGGGGGAGGGTGACCCCTCCTTGAAACAGGTGGGCTGA
- a CDS encoding arginine repressor, translating into MAEAGLEARRSAIRHIIRTQRVGTQEELRQLLVESGYDVTQATLSRDLARLKARRVSLPEGGGIYELDELRAPDDPEELVQAGEFVNGLDSNEFLVVVHTRPGAASAVALALDKARLPLLLGTIAGDDTIFLAPARRIRAEKLLQHLASLWKKGS; encoded by the coding sequence ATGGCCGAGGCAGGACTCGAGGCGCGCAGGAGCGCCATCCGCCACATCATCCGCACCCAGCGGGTCGGGACCCAGGAGGAGCTGCGGCAGCTCCTCGTCGAGAGCGGCTACGACGTGACCCAGGCCACGCTCTCGCGGGACCTGGCGCGGCTCAAGGCGCGGCGGGTCTCGCTGCCGGAGGGCGGCGGGATCTACGAGCTCGACGAGCTGCGGGCCCCCGACGATCCCGAGGAGCTCGTACAGGCGGGAGAGTTCGTCAACGGCCTCGACTCCAACGAATTCCTCGTCGTGGTCCACACCCGGCCCGGCGCCGCCTCGGCGGTGGCCCTCGCCCTCGACAAGGCCCGGCTCCCCCTCCTGCTCGGGACCATCGCCGGCGACGACACGATCTTCCTCGCTCCGGCCCGGCGCATCCGGGCCGAGAAACTCCTGCAGCACCTCGCGTCTCTTTGGAAGAAAGGCAGTTAG